In the genome of Abyssalbus ytuae, the window ATGAGTTTAAATCCCACGCCACAGCCACATAATTCATCATAAGGATAACTACAATCATCCTGTTTTGGGTCTAAAACTGCAATGGCTTCCGGAATATTTTTTCCCGGCCTGTGATGATCACAAATAATAAAATCTATCCCTTTTTCTTTGGCATAAAGCACCTTATCTACAGCTTTTATACCACAATCGAGAGCAATAATCAATGAAAATTCATTATCATGGGCAAAATCAATTCCCTGAAACGAAATTCCATAACCCTCTTCATACCTGTCGGGAATATAAGTTGCTACATTAGGATAAAAAGACAAGAAATAGGAGTACATTAACGAAACTGCTGTAGTACCATCTACATCATAATCTCCGTAAATAAGAATGTTTTCTCCCTGTTTTATTGCATGTTCTATCCTTTCAACAGCCTTATCCATATCTTTCATTAAAAAGGGATCATGAAGATGTGTTAATGAAGGCCGGAAGAACATTTTTGCTTCCTCAAAATTTTTAACCCCACGCTGTATCAAGAGCGTAGCAATAATTTCATCAACATTCAATTCCCTCATTAAACAATCTATATCCTGCCGGTTTGGTTTTGGTTTTATGGTCCACCGCATACTGATTTACAAATTATAGTTTTAAAAATTTCTGTTTTTCAGTTTGCTAATCAAACTATTGTTTTAGGTGAGGGTTTTTAGGTTAAATAAGATTTATGAATTATGGAAAAAAGTTTTAATATTCATCTGGGCGAATTTCCTGAACATTTCCATCACTCCACAATACCTTTCTACGGATAAATCGACTGCTTTTTGCAATTTACTTTCATTAAGGTCTTTTCCGTAAAAATGATATTCAACATGAACAGTATGATAATATTTAGGGTGTTCATCGGTTAATTCTCCTTCAACATCTATACTGAAATCATCTACTTCAAGCTTCATTTTTTTAATAAGAGAAGCTACATCCAGACCTGAACATCCTGCCAATGAACTAAGCATCAATGCCTTTGGTCTTAACCCTTGTCCTTGTCCTCCAAATTCCGGGTCAGCTTCAATAAATAAATTGTGTCCTGAGGGGTTATCACTTTCCATCCTCATACCACCTTTCCATGTAGTAACTACTTTATGAGATGCCATATATTATGTTTTTATTTCCGTCAAAATTAGGGATTATAAAATATAATTAATGTTTATAAATGCCTATTTTGTATTTTGCAACAAAATATAAATTAAACCATGTTATTAGTAAAACCATTCTCTTAAGCCGATATATAAACGGAAGAGTGCAACAACGAATTGGAAAAACAAAAACACAGGTTTCATTTGAATAATTATTTGTTTTATGATAGGTCAGATAGTTGTTTTAGGAGGTAGCATTTATTACCTGATAAAGAAAAAAGGAATTGAAGGGTGGTTAATGATGACAGGGACACTTTTAGGTTTATTAGTGGGTATCTTTCAACAATATATATTTCCTTTTATTCTTACAGAAAAGAATATTAATCACACACAACTTAGTTATTACTATAGTTTTTTCTTTATTATTAGTGCGCTTTTTTCTTTAATATTTGCTGTTGGATTTATTATATTAATTATAAAAAATATACAAAAAGTATAATTAATTACTTTTCCCCCCAACAACAATTACTATTTCTCCTCTGGGAGGTTTTTTTTCGTAATACTCCAAAATATCTTTTACGGTACCCCTAACTGTTTCTTCATGAAGTTTTGTAAGTTCCCGTGACACCGAGATTAACCGGTTTTCGCCAAAATAAATAACAAAATCAGTGAGCGTTTTTATAAGTTTATGAGGCGATTCGTAAAATACCATGGTGCGGGTTTCTTCGGCAAGTAGTTTTAAACGGGTTTGTCGTCCTTTTTTTACCGGTAAAAAGCCTTCAAATACAAATTTATCATTGGGCAAACCACTGTTTACCAAAGCAGGTACAAAAGCTGTTGCGCCGGGTAAGCACTCCACCTCCACGTTGTTTTCTACGCAGGTACGGGTTAATAAAAACCCCGGATCGGATATAGCCGGAGTTCCTGCATCACTTATAAGGGCTATTGTTTCTCCCCCTTTTATTTTTTTTACAATAGTTTCAACAGTTTTATGCTCGTTATGCATATGATGACTTTGCATGGGGGTATTAATTTCAAAATGTTTTAAAAGTTTGCCACTCGTTCTGGTATCTTCAGCGAGTATGACATCGGCTTCCTTTAAAATTTTTACTGCCCTATAAGTCATATCTTCAAGATTTCCTATAGGTGTAGGAACTATATATAGTTTACTCATTGACTAGTCCTTGGCTGTATTTTATTGCTCTATATATTTTAAAATTATAAAGCGCACATCAACATAAGCTGTTAGCCTTTAATTAAATCTTGCTTCTATTAACTCTAAAAACCGATGCTCATATTCTTCTTTACCTTTCCAGTTTTCATGGTCGGGTTTCACCATAGTATGAATAAACTTTTTAGCATCTTCTTCATTATTAAAGGAGTTAAGTTGAGAAATTACCCTGTTAAAATCATCAATATTGCCATTAAAAAGATGTTTTACAAATGCCAGCCTGTCATTTAACCCTACTTGTATTGCTCCTTTTAATGTAGTGTTTAAAGTTAATTGCCGCTTTTCATTCATTAACCGAATATCCGCTTCTTTGGGTGATATATCTTCAGCTTCGCGTTTAACAAATACAGGGTCAGGCATAATACCTTCCAAAATATCTTCCAGTGTTTCAGCCTTGGGCATTTCTTCTACCATATCCCGTATTGTATCCATAACAGGGGTCATTATTTCTTCTTCATTTTCATGAGGATTGCTTTCCGGTACCTGCTTGTTCCCTTCAAGTACAGAATTTGCCAGCATTTCAAACTTACTTTCAATCTCTCCTTTTCCTGTTTCAGGAGGAAGTTCTCCAAAATTAGTTTCAACAAATTTTAAAATTGTAAGCTTTTCATATAGTTTTTGCGATGCTGCCTGCAAAGCGTTAATATCTTCCCTGTCTTTCATTTGTAAAATCCTGTTAGCCAGATTTACCAATTCAATTTCTAATTTCTTCTTCATAACTTTTATGGTTTATGAGTAATAGCACGTTTATTTTTTTTAAATTTCGACCTTAAAATGAATGTTATTCTTTTCAATCTGAAAATTACGAAATGTTTCTTGAAAATACGGTAAATCATAAAGAACAATTTGGGTGGATAGAAGTAATTTGCGGATCGATGTTTTCCGGTAAAACCGAGGAGCTAATACGTAGACTTAAACGTGCACAATTTGCAAGGCAAAAAGTAGAAATTTTTAAACCGGCTATAGATGTAAGGTATAATGAAGAAATGGTAGTGTCTCATGATGATAACGAGATACGGTCTACACCAGTTCCGGCAGCTGCTAATATTAGAATACTTGCCGACAGTTGTGATGTTGTAGGTATAGATGAAGCCCAGTTTTTTGATGACGAGATAGTTACAGTATGCAATGACCTTGCCAACAGGGGCATAAGAGTTATTGTGGCCGGATTGGATATGGATTTTAAAGGAAATCCTTTTGGCCCCATGCCGGCTCTTATGGCTACTGCAGAATATGTAACCAAAGTACATGCCGTTTGTACCAGAACAGGAAATCTTGCCAACTATAGTTTTAGAAAATCCAGTAACGACAAATTGGTTCTTTTAGGTGAAACAGAAGAATATGAACCCCTTAGCAGAGCTGCTTTTTACAAAGCTATGCTTAGAGAGAAAGTTAGTAAAATGGAAGTGAATGATCCTGAAGAGATCTCAAATAAAAAAGATACCAAGTCTAAAGATGCCTAAAGTAACAGAAACTGTTTTAGAGATTAATCTGAAAAACCTGAAACAAAATCTAGAATTTCTAAAATCTAAAATAAAACCCGAAACAAAATTTCTGGCGGTTGTAAAAGCTTTTGGTTATGGCAGCGATTCTGTAGAAATTTCAAAATATCTTGAAAAATCAGGAGTTGATTATTTTGCTGTAGCCTATACAACCGAAGGGATAACGTTACGGAACGCCGGTATTAAGACCCCCATCTTAGTGTTACACCCACTCCCTTCCCACTTTAAAGAGATTGTTGAATATAACCTGGAGCCTAACTTATACAACCGGAAAGTTTTAACTGAATTTATTGAGTGTGCCAAAAAACTCAGCCAAATTAATTTTCCGATACATATTAAATTTAATACAGGGTTAAACAGACTGGGGTTTCGAGAAGAGCATATAGAGTTTATTTCCCAACAGGTAAATAGTACAGATGCAATAAAAATACAATCCGTTTTTTCACATCTTGTGGCTTCCGAAGATCTTAACGAAAAATATTTTACTTTAAACCAGATTGAAAAATTTAAAACCATTGCCGCAAAATTGTCCGGGCAAATAGGATATACCCCTGTTATGCACCAGTTAAATACATCAGGAATTCTCAATTATGCTAATGAGGGTCAATTTGATATGGTGAGAAGCGGAATAGGCTTATACGGTTACGGTAATGATACTAAACACAATGAGTGCTTAAAACCCATAGCTACACTTAAAACTGTGATTTCACAAATTCACTATATAGAAAAGGGGGAAAGTGTAGGTTATAACAGGGCATTTATTGCCAGGCAACCTGTAAAAACTGCTACTCTTCCCATAGGTCACGCAGATGGCATTGGAAGGCAATACGGTAACGGAAAAGGATTCGTAACCATTCATGGAAAAAAAGCTTATATTATAGGGAATGTTTGTATGGATATGTTAATGGTAGATATTACCGGTATTGAATGTGAAGAAGGTGACGAAGTAATTATTTTTGGAGAAAATATTACTGCCGAAGATTTAGCAGCTACAGCTGATACTATTTCATACGAATTAATAACGGATGTATCTCATCGGATAAAACGTGTGTTTCTTCGATAATTTCAGTTATCATGCTTTTAAGAAACCTTTAACATAGTTGTTTTTTACTTAACTTTAAAAAACGTATAACTAACTAAATATAAAAAAATGGGTTTTTTAAAAGATTTCAAATCCTTTTTAATGAAAGGAGACATCGTAAGCCTGGCAACAGCGGTTGTAATAGGTGGGGCATTTAATCTGGTTGTAAATTCTGCCGTAAACGATATTTTAATGCCAATTGTAGGTGTTTTAACTGGTGGAACAGATTTTACTCAAAAGTTTATAGCACTAGACGGAAACAGTTACGAATCGTTGGCAGCTGCCCAGGAAGCCGATGCAGCAGTAATTACTTATGGTAATTTAATACAGGCAATTATCAACTTTATTATTGTAGGCCTTTTTATTTATGTGTTCCTTAAAGCCTACGAAAGAACCAAGAAAAAAGAAGAAGCTGCTGCTCCTGCAGGTCCCAGTCAAACCGATTTACTTATGGAAATTCGTGACGAACTTAAAAAACAAAATAAATAGTGTCGCTACACTGCACATTCTAAATTTGTTTAACTAAACCACCTTTTTTCAAGGTGGTTTTTTTATGTGCTATTATTTTTATAACAAATTGTTATTTTTTGATTAAAGTTTTTAATTTTAATTGTACCGGTTAAAATATTCTCTAATTTTGTTATCAAATTAATTATTAAATAAAATGAGAGTAGCAGTAGTAGGCGCTACCGGCATGGTAGGCGAAGTAATGCTTAAAGTTCTTGAAGAACGTAGTTTTCCGGTTTCTGAATTAATTCCTGTAGCTTCAGAAAAATCTGTTGGTAAAGAATTAGAATTTAACGGAAAAAAATATAAGGTTATCGGTCTTGCCGATGCAGTAGCGGCTAAACCGGATGTAGCCCTGTTTTCAGCAGGTGGTGGCACATCATTAGAATGGGCCCCAAAATTTGCGGAAGTTGGAACTACCGTAATAGATAATTCATCGGCCTGGAGAATGAATACTGATAAAAAACTGGTGGTTCCGGAAATCAATGCATCATCTCTTACAACCGAGGATAAAATAATAGCCAACCCTAACTGTTCGACGATACAACTGGTTATGGCCCTGGCCCCGCTACATGATAAATACAAGATAAAAAGAGTAGTAGTCTCAACCTACCAATCTATAACCGGTACCGGTGTTAAAGCAGTAAAACAGTTAGAAAATGAATACGCCGGTGTAAAAGATGAAATGGCTTATCCATATCAAATACACAGAAATGCTCTGCCGCACTGTGATGTGTTTGAAGAAAACGGGTATACCAAAGAAGAAATGAAATTAGTTCGCGAAACTCAAAAGATATTAAATGACAAGTCTATTGCTGTAACTGCAACCGCAATACGTATACCTGTGGTGGGAGGGCACAGTGAATCAGTAAATATTCAGTTTGAAAATGATTTTGAATTATCAGACATAAGAAAAATATTAAATGACACTCCCGGGGTAACGTTACAGGATAATCCGGATACTAATACCTACCCTATGCCTATATATGCACAAGGCAAGGATGACGTTTTTGTAGGAAGGATACGAAGGGACGAATCTCAACCCAATACTGTAAATATGTGGATAGTTGCCGACAACCTGAGAAAAGGCGCTGCTACCAATGCAGTTCAGATTGCCGAATACCTGGTAGAAAAAAATATATTGTAATTTACCTATACCAAAATATGTTAAAGCTCCTGATTTCTGTTCAGGGGCTTTTTTTATTCGTTATTTTAGCACATCTTTAACCCTTTTCATTTAAAAATCAACCTGATGAAAAAATTATTTTTCATATTAACCCTCCTAATTTTAGCCACTATGTCTTCATGTAATAACAAACAACAGGTTATAAAAGGCAATTTTATACATTCCGTATATTTTTGGTTAAAAAATCCTGATAGTGAAACTGACAGAATCGCTTTTGAAACATCACTGAAGAAATTTATAAACAGTTCAGAATTTATTATTCAAAAACATATAGGCAGTCCGGCCACCACTAACAGGCAGGTAATTGACAATTCATACACCTACAGCCTGATATTAACGTTTGAAAACAAAGAAATGCAGGATAAATACCAGGAAGAAAATGTACATAAAATTTTCATTAAAGAGTCAGAACATCTCTGGGAAAAAGTACTGGTATATGATTCGGAAAATTCACTATGAAAAATTATTTAAAATATAACTCAAAGCTCATAATATAGTGTTATGGGCTTTTTTTACATATTTTTATCCCTAATTCATTCAATATATTATGAAAAAAATAACCATCTTATTATTCGCTTCAGGTGTCATTTTTTCCTGTAATGAGAATAATTCTAAAAACGAAACAACATTGAAGTACCCTACGACAAAAAAAGTAGACTCTGCCGATGTTTACTTTAACACCGAGGTTAAAGATCCCTACAGGTGGCTGGAAGATGACCGTTCCGAAGAAACTGCCCAATGGGTAAAAAATCAAAATGAAGTAACCTATGGCTATCTGGAAAAAATACCTTACAGGGATCAGCTGAAAAAAAGGATTGAACAGCAGTGGAACTATGAAAAACTTACCGCTCCTTTTAAAGAAGGTGAGTATACATATTATTACAAAAACAACGGTTTACAAAACCAGTATGTGGTGTACCGCAAAAAAGGCGACAGTAATGAAGAAGAAGTCTTTCTGGACCCTAATACCTTTTCTGAAGACGGGACTACTTCATTAATGGGATTAAGTTTTTCAAAAAGTGGTAAACTTGCTGCTTATTCTATCTCCGAAGGGGGCAGCGACTGGAGAAAGGTAATTGTAATGGATGCTGAAAAAAAGGAAATTACAGAAGATACCTTAGTAGATGTTAAGTTTAGTGGTATTGCGTGGAAAGGTGATGAAGGCTTTTTTTACTCAAGTTACGACAAGCCGGAAGGTAGTGAGTTGTCTGCAAAAACCGATCAGCACAAGTTATATTATCATAAATTAGGTACAAAACAAGCTGACGATAAGCTCATATTCGGGGGTACCGAAGAAGAAAAACACCGGTATGTAGGCGGGAATGTAACCGAAGACGACAAATACCTGGTAATTTCGGCTGCTACATCAACTTCAGGAAATAAGTTATTTATTAAAGACCTTGACAAACCTGAAAGCAAGTTGGTATCTATGGTTAATAATACAGACAGCGACAATTATATAATAGACAATGACGGTACAAAGCTGTTTATAGTTACCAATTTAAATGCTCCCAATCAAAAAATTGTAACTGCTGATGCATCTAATCCCACCCCTGATAACTGGAAAGATTTTATTCCTGAAACAGAAAATGTTTTAACCCCTTCCAAAGGAGCAGGTTACTTTTTTGCAGAATATATGGTAGATGCCATTTCCAAAGTTTTTCAATATGATTACAAAGGAAATTTAATAAGGGAAGTAAAACTACCCGGCCTGGGTAGCGTAGGGGGTTTTTCAGCTAAAAAAGATGATAAGATTATATATTATTCATTCACCAGTTATAATACCCCGGGTAAAATATATTCGTATAATCCCGAAACCAATGAAACAAACACATACTGGACACCAAATATAGATTTTAACAGTGATGAATACGAGTCAAAACAGGTGTTTTATCATTCAAAGGACAGCACCAAAATTCCTATGATTATAACTTATAAAAAAGGAATTGAACTCAATGGTAAAAACCCTACCATACTTTACGGGTATGGAGGATTTAATATCAGCCTTACCCCTTCCTTTAACACCTTAAACTCAGTGTGGCTGGAACAAGGAGGCATTTATGCGGTACCTAACCTCAGAGGGGGTGGAGAATATGGCAAAAAATGGCATGTAGCCGGAACAAAAATGCAAAAGCAAAATGTTTTTGACGATTTCATAGCCGCTGCCGAATATTTAATTGAAAACAAATACACATCGCCGGAATATCTTGCCATAAGAGGAGGATCAAACGGAGGCCTGCTTGTGGGTGCTACTATGACACAGCGTCCCGAGCTTTTTAAAGTAGCCGTTCCTGCCGTTGGGGTATTAGATATGCTTCGCTATCATAAGTTTACAGCCGGCGCCGGATGGGCGTATGATTACGGAACCTCGGAAGAAAGTGAGGAAATGTTCAATTATATTAAAGCATATTCCCCTGTTCATAATGTAAAAGAAGGCACAAATTATCCCGCCACATTAATTACTACCGGCGATCATGACGACAGGGTGGTTCCTGCCCACAGTTTTAAATTTGCTGCCGAATTACAGGAAAAACAAAGTGGTAATAATCCAACGCTCATACGTATTGAAACCAAAGCAGGGCACGGAGCAGGAAGACCCACCTCCATGTATATTGATGAATATGCCGATGTGTTCGGGTTTATTTTATACAATATGGGCTTTAAAGAACTTCCAAACCAATCGGTATTAAAAGATTTAAAAGAATAGCAAAGACCGCATTTTAAAATGCTTTACCTTATATAACCCTGCCGCTTATAAAAAAGACCGGCAGGTTTATTTTTTTAAGTTAATTAATTTGACGTTACCATACAGCCTGATTTACTATAGAACTTTTTCCTTCTTTTTTTGGAAAATTAAATAGGGTTTTAAAATAAGAAAGGGCTGCTAATGTAGCAACCCTTATTTTGAGGCGCCGAGCAGATTCGAACTGCTGTACAAGGTTTTGCAGACCTCTGCCTAGCCACTCGGCCACGACGCCATTAATTTTGTGGAGGCAAAGCTAATAATTTATTTTAAATTATTTTAATTTTAATTGCCCTGTAATTATAAAGTTTTCAATTTTCTCTCTTCAGAGTCATCTCTATAGTCACCATTTCTACATTTCCGCCTATAGGAGGGTTTATTTTAGATACTTCTATGGTAGACTCATCTGCAATGCTGATCTCGTCAAAAATGCGTCTTAAAATGCGTCTGGCAACATGTTCCAGTAATTTAGACCGTATGGCCATTTCTTCTTTAACAATACGGTTAATATGAACATAATCAACCGTGTCTTTTAAATTATCCGATTGCGCGGATGGCTGTAAATTTGCTTTTACCGATACGTCTACCCTGTAGTCACTCCCTATTTTACCTTCTTCAACAAGGCACCCATGGTAAGCATATACCTGAATGTTTTTTATTTTAATTATTCCCATTTGCCAAAAATGAACTGCAAAAATACAAAGAAGAAGTAAAAGATTCACGAAGCACATAGTTTGAAGTATAAGTGAGGGTAATTATCAATACAAAATTATAAGGGACGGATGTCCGATGCCTGATGACAAAGGTGGTGTTGATTTGTCAATTTGTTGATGCGTAAATGGTTAATTGGATTTTGATGCTTGATAATTTGGAATTCTCTCTTGCTTTTTGTTACCCTGCCGTACTGTGTCCTTTTAACTTCGTAAATAATCAGGTTTCAATATAATTATAATACTGAATATTTTCATACATCGTAAATTATGAGGTATCCTTTATAGTTTAGCCTGTTGTTAAGCAAATATACCGGCATTATGCTATGGAACACCTTCATACCATGCTATGGAGCACCATCATACTATGCTATGAAACACTTTCATACTATGCTATGGAACACCTTCATACTATGCTATGAAACACTTTCATACTATGCTACCCAAAAAATAAGTTTAAAAAGGGAGTGCCTTCCTTACCTTTTTTAATTAACGATTTATAAGCAAAGGAATGTTACTATAATAAAACTGCCGGGCGAAAAACCCGGCAGGTCTAATATATATATAGAGATATATATTGGGGCTGCGGTACCAGGTACCACATTAAAAAAGTTATGTTAGAAGGTACATCTACAATTACTGATTCCCTGAAATACATCAAGCCCTAAAGTAATCATATGAGAACCGCTGTTAAATCCTGATATTTCATTTAAAATAACCTGGTAGGAATAGGCAAAATAAAAATTACCTTTCTTTAAACCTACCATAGGACCAATATTAAGAGGGTCACCAAACTGATCGTTTAAAAAACGGTAGGATATGCCTGCCCAATAGTAATCTTCAAAATCCCAGAACCTGGCTTTAAAATTAATATCGGTACTGGACCTTCCGTCACTCTCAAAAAGCTGGTAAAAAACCGAAGGCTCCAGTTCTAAAGGGCTATTCCTTCTCCTTCTGTATTTATAACCGGCATATATATAATAACTCCTTAGCTCATTGGGTTCGAAAGTTGAAAAAATATCCTCGTTTTTATTTAAAAGGTTTGTGGCATTAAAACTTAAATAAAACCCGTTAAACCTGTATAAAAAACCGGCTTCAAAATTATGGTTAATGATGGATCGGTTACTGTTTATTGAGGGGTCAGGGTTGGTAGCCAGATACTCTTCAAAAGCTTCCTGCTTTATTTTAAACTGATTTACCAGGTATGAAATACCAAATGAAAGGAAATGATCATCATACTGATCAATAGTAAGGTGGTGGGCAAAGGATGCCTTTGCCCCGCTTTGCATAGTATTTCCATTTCTGTCATTATACAGAACGAGTCCCAGACCTGATTTATTTCCTAATCTCACATCCGACCCTATTGACTGGGTATCGGGAGCATCTTCCACACCAACCCACTGAGTTAATCCACTCATTCTAATTTTCATATGATCACCAATACCTGCGTAGGTTGGTGCAATCAAAAAAGGGTTGTCGGCAAGGTATTGTGTGGTTGGCGGGAGGGTAACTTCCTGTGCCGTGACTGCCATACCTGAAGCCAGTGCTAATATGCTATAAAATATCTTCTTCATATTACTATCTGTATAACGTAAAGTGACCTATAAACTCTCTCGGGTCGTTTTCTCCATTAATTTTAATTACATACCAATAATCACCTGTTGGTAACGGATTACCATCGTATAATCCTTTCCATCTATCGCCAACTTTAAGTGTGGCAAGCCATCTTCCGTACCTGTCGTATATTTTGGTAACCATGTTAGGGAATCCCTGGTCATTATCTATTTGCCATTCATCATTAGTACCATCACCATCAGGTGTAAATACAGGCGGAATATCTATATCGACAAATTCAATAAAGAACGGCTCGGAATATTCACAACCATTGCTGTCAATTACCGTTACAGTGTACGTATCAGTTCGGTTAATGTGGTATACATTATCATCGCCCTGGTATACCCCGTCTACATAATACTCGTACGGAGGCACACCTCCCGTACCGTTGTATGTAAACTCATTCAGGTTGGTCTCTGTTATATCTAACCCCAGATCCTGAATATCCAGAATGGTAAATGAAAGCTGTGTTGCATCATTATTCAAACATCCGTTTGGCGCCATAATTTCAATGATATGATCGCCGGGGTTTACATTTGTAAATACATTTTCAAACTGTCCTGGTCCGGCACCATCCAATGAATATATAAGGTCGGCATCGGCCGCATTAGTATCAAAAACATTTACGGTAACCGTATTTGTTGAGAAATTGTCAGTACATCCGTATTCAACTGTTACCTCAGCTGTAAGATCAAACGACGGATCAAGAGTTACATCAAGGCTGGTTCTACACTCGTTGGCATCTTCAATCAAGATAGTATATGTAATACCTCCTGCAAGGCTTCCGAATGTATGAGGTGACGGCGGAGTACCAGATGTTATCACATCTTCATAGGTCAGTGTATTAGTATCTCCAGGATATGTTATCGCTGCCCTGTACGGAGCGGTGCCTCCTTCTATTAAAACTTCTATAGAGCCTGTTAAGTCGCCGGCACAAAGTTCCTGTTGCACAGCACCTTCGTTTACTACCAGCGGTTCAGGATCTACAATTGTAAATTCTCTGGTTAAATAACATCCGTTTTCATCCTGTGCAATTATAGTGTAAGTACCCGGAGTTAAATCAGTAAAGATGTAGTTAACATCAAACTGTTCAAGATCAGGACTAATAGCATATTTAATAACTCCTGTTCCTCCTGAAACTTCATAAATAATCTGACCATTGTTTTCACCCGTACAGGTTGGATTGCTTGCAATTGCCTGAACTTCCACCAACGGATCGGGTGCTGTAATAGGTACAGGACGGGATACCACTTCACAATCAACACTTTCTACTCTTACGTAATAGGTGCCCGGACCAAGATTACTAAAGAAGGCGTTAGATTGAGGCCCCTGTAACGGGGTAAGGCCCGGATTGGCCGAAGGATCGGCATCGTATATCTCGTACATATAATCTCCGAGTCCTCCGCTGGCATCGGCCCTGATCACTGCATCGGTGTCATCGGCACAAGCCAGGAATGCAGCCGAATCATCAATTGCTACTGCCAGAGGTGTAATAGGTTCTATGGTAAGTATATTGGATGCATCCGATACACAACCGTTGGCATCC includes:
- a CDS encoding OsmC family protein, which translates into the protein MASHKVVTTWKGGMRMESDNPSGHNLFIEADPEFGGQGQGLRPKALMLSSLAGCSGLDVASLIKKMKLEVDDFSIDVEGELTDEHPKYYHTVHVEYHFYGKDLNESKLQKAVDLSVERYCGVMEMFRKFAQMNIKTFFHNS
- the rsmI gene encoding 16S rRNA (cytidine(1402)-2'-O)-methyltransferase, whose translation is MSKLYIVPTPIGNLEDMTYRAVKILKEADVILAEDTRTSGKLLKHFEINTPMQSHHMHNEHKTVETIVKKIKGGETIALISDAGTPAISDPGFLLTRTCVENNVEVECLPGATAFVPALVNSGLPNDKFVFEGFLPVKKGRQTRLKLLAEETRTMVFYESPHKLIKTLTDFVIYFGENRLISVSRELTKLHEETVRGTVKDILEYYEKKPPRGEIVIVVGGKSN
- a CDS encoding thymidine kinase, encoding MFLENTVNHKEQFGWIEVICGSMFSGKTEELIRRLKRAQFARQKVEIFKPAIDVRYNEEMVVSHDDNEIRSTPVPAAANIRILADSCDVVGIDEAQFFDDEIVTVCNDLANRGIRVIVAGLDMDFKGNPFGPMPALMATAEYVTKVHAVCTRTGNLANYSFRKSSNDKLVLLGETEEYEPLSRAAFYKAMLREKVSKMEVNDPEEISNKKDTKSKDA
- the alr gene encoding alanine racemase; its protein translation is MPKVTETVLEINLKNLKQNLEFLKSKIKPETKFLAVVKAFGYGSDSVEISKYLEKSGVDYFAVAYTTEGITLRNAGIKTPILVLHPLPSHFKEIVEYNLEPNLYNRKVLTEFIECAKKLSQINFPIHIKFNTGLNRLGFREEHIEFISQQVNSTDAIKIQSVFSHLVASEDLNEKYFTLNQIEKFKTIAAKLSGQIGYTPVMHQLNTSGILNYANEGQFDMVRSGIGLYGYGNDTKHNECLKPIATLKTVISQIHYIEKGESVGYNRAFIARQPVKTATLPIGHADGIGRQYGNGKGFVTIHGKKAYIIGNVCMDMLMVDITGIECEEGDEVIIFGENITAEDLAATADTISYELITDVSHRIKRVFLR
- the mscL gene encoding large conductance mechanosensitive channel protein MscL produces the protein MGFLKDFKSFLMKGDIVSLATAVVIGGAFNLVVNSAVNDILMPIVGVLTGGTDFTQKFIALDGNSYESLAAAQEADAAVITYGNLIQAIINFIIVGLFIYVFLKAYERTKKKEEAAAPAGPSQTDLLMEIRDELKKQNK
- a CDS encoding aspartate-semialdehyde dehydrogenase yields the protein MRVAVVGATGMVGEVMLKVLEERSFPVSELIPVASEKSVGKELEFNGKKYKVIGLADAVAAKPDVALFSAGGGTSLEWAPKFAEVGTTVIDNSSAWRMNTDKKLVVPEINASSLTTEDKIIANPNCSTIQLVMALAPLHDKYKIKRVVVSTYQSITGTGVKAVKQLENEYAGVKDEMAYPYQIHRNALPHCDVFEENGYTKEEMKLVRETQKILNDKSIAVTATAIRIPVVGGHSESVNIQFENDFELSDIRKILNDTPGVTLQDNPDTNTYPMPIYAQGKDDVFVGRIRRDESQPNTVNMWIVADNLRKGAATNAVQIAEYLVEKNIL
- a CDS encoding Dabb family protein — encoded protein: MKKLFFILTLLILATMSSCNNKQQVIKGNFIHSVYFWLKNPDSETDRIAFETSLKKFINSSEFIIQKHIGSPATTNRQVIDNSYTYSLILTFENKEMQDKYQEENVHKIFIKESEHLWEKVLVYDSENSL
- a CDS encoding prolyl oligopeptidase family serine peptidase, with protein sequence MKKITILLFASGVIFSCNENNSKNETTLKYPTTKKVDSADVYFNTEVKDPYRWLEDDRSEETAQWVKNQNEVTYGYLEKIPYRDQLKKRIEQQWNYEKLTAPFKEGEYTYYYKNNGLQNQYVVYRKKGDSNEEEVFLDPNTFSEDGTTSLMGLSFSKSGKLAAYSISEGGSDWRKVIVMDAEKKEITEDTLVDVKFSGIAWKGDEGFFYSSYDKPEGSELSAKTDQHKLYYHKLGTKQADDKLIFGGTEEEKHRYVGGNVTEDDKYLVISAATSTSGNKLFIKDLDKPESKLVSMVNNTDSDNYIIDNDGTKLFIVTNLNAPNQKIVTADASNPTPDNWKDFIPETENVLTPSKGAGYFFAEYMVDAISKVFQYDYKGNLIREVKLPGLGSVGGFSAKKDDKIIYYSFTSYNTPGKIYSYNPETNETNTYWTPNIDFNSDEYESKQVFYHSKDSTKIPMIITYKKGIELNGKNPTILYGYGGFNISLTPSFNTLNSVWLEQGGIYAVPNLRGGGEYGKKWHVAGTKMQKQNVFDDFIAAAEYLIENKYTSPEYLAIRGGSNGGLLVGATMTQRPELFKVAVPAVGVLDMLRYHKFTAGAGWAYDYGTSEESEEMFNYIKAYSPVHNVKEGTNYPATLITTGDHDDRVVPAHSFKFAAELQEKQSGNNPTLIRIETKAGHGAGRPTSMYIDEYADVFGFILYNMGFKELPNQSVLKDLKE